From Herbiconiux flava, one genomic window encodes:
- a CDS encoding diacylglycerol/lipid kinase family protein: MTAPRAALVYNPIKVDLDALKAAVAAQEAESGWAETLWLETSVDDPGQGPTKKALEEEVDLVIAAGGDGTVRAVAEVLGGTGVPIGLLPSGTGNLLARNLDLTLDDVENALQTAFGGTERAIDLGQVRIRHEDEKVTQHAYLVMVGLGLDAKMLAATDDELKAKVGWLAYAKAIATVLRDKNQLRLRYSLDGKAPRNVRAHTIMVGNCGSLPANILLLPDAAVDDGLFDIVLLRPEGFFGWLQIMGKIFWENGVLRRTAAGRRLMGSAREVRALNYLRGKELVLRLRRPEEIELDGDGFGTAIAMKTWIEPGALKVRVPADAS, translated from the coding sequence ATGACCGCACCCCGAGCAGCGCTCGTCTACAACCCCATCAAAGTCGACCTCGACGCGCTGAAGGCCGCCGTCGCCGCCCAGGAGGCCGAGTCCGGCTGGGCCGAGACCCTCTGGCTCGAGACCTCCGTCGACGACCCGGGCCAGGGACCCACGAAGAAGGCGCTCGAGGAGGAGGTCGACCTCGTGATCGCCGCGGGCGGCGACGGCACGGTGCGCGCCGTGGCCGAGGTGCTCGGCGGCACGGGCGTGCCGATCGGGCTGCTCCCGTCCGGCACGGGCAACCTGCTCGCGCGCAACCTCGACCTCACGCTGGACGACGTCGAGAACGCGCTGCAGACAGCGTTCGGCGGCACCGAGCGGGCCATCGATCTCGGGCAGGTGCGCATCCGTCATGAAGACGAGAAGGTGACCCAGCACGCCTACCTCGTGATGGTCGGCCTCGGTCTCGACGCCAAGATGCTGGCCGCCACCGACGACGAGCTGAAGGCGAAGGTCGGCTGGCTGGCCTACGCGAAGGCGATCGCCACCGTGCTCCGCGACAAGAACCAGCTGCGGCTGCGCTACAGCCTCGACGGCAAGGCGCCGCGGAACGTCAGGGCGCACACGATCATGGTGGGCAACTGCGGGTCGCTGCCGGCGAACATCCTGCTGCTCCCCGACGCCGCGGTCGACGACGGCCTGTTCGACATCGTGCTGCTGCGGCCCGAGGGCTTCTTCGGCTGGCTCCAGATCATGGGCAAGATCTTCTGGGAGAACGGCGTGCTGCGGCGCACCGCGGCCGGCCGGCGGCTGATGGGCTCGGCGCGGGAGGTGCGTGCGCTGAACTACCTCCGCGGCAAGGAGCTCGTGCTGCGCCTGCGCCGCCCCGAGGAGATCGAGCTCGACGGTGACGGCTTCGGCACGGCGATCGCCATGAAGACGTGGATCGAGCCGGGTGCGCTGAAGGTGCGGGTGCCCGCCGACGCGAGTTGA
- a CDS encoding DUF429 domain-containing protein, producing the protein MLTAGVDLAAETAGTALATIEWSSSAAVLRSLETAVPDARIAAVAETAVSTGIDCAFGWPDEFVEFVAAHARGERIAGELAGMPWRRTLAYRETDRVTREVTGRWPLSVSTDRLGLTAMHCAALLECVGDRIGPVDRSGAGRVAEVYPGASLRLWGFGTRGYKTDASVRAGLLAEFGERMPWLELGAMADLMVADDDAFDAVVAALVARAHALGLTPPPPARHLDSARREGWIALPPRDLAEIAPAEWRSADPR; encoded by the coding sequence GTGCTGACCGCGGGGGTCGATCTCGCGGCCGAGACCGCCGGCACCGCCCTCGCCACCATCGAGTGGTCGTCGTCCGCGGCGGTGCTGCGGTCGCTCGAGACGGCGGTTCCGGATGCGCGGATCGCCGCCGTGGCCGAGACCGCCGTGTCGACGGGCATCGACTGCGCCTTCGGCTGGCCCGACGAGTTCGTCGAGTTCGTCGCGGCCCACGCCCGGGGCGAGCGAATCGCCGGCGAGCTCGCCGGCATGCCCTGGCGTCGCACCCTCGCCTACCGCGAGACCGACCGGGTGACCCGCGAGGTCACCGGACGCTGGCCGCTCAGCGTCTCGACCGACCGCCTCGGGCTCACCGCCATGCACTGCGCGGCCCTGCTCGAGTGCGTCGGCGACCGGATCGGCCCCGTCGACCGTTCGGGCGCGGGCCGGGTCGCCGAGGTGTATCCGGGGGCGTCGCTGCGGCTCTGGGGCTTCGGCACGCGCGGGTACAAGACTGACGCCTCGGTGCGGGCCGGTCTCCTGGCCGAATTCGGCGAGCGGATGCCCTGGCTCGAGCTCGGGGCGATGGCCGACCTGATGGTCGCCGACGACGACGCCTTCGACGCCGTGGTGGCGGCGCTCGTCGCACGGGCGCACGCCCTCGGACTCACGCCTCCGCCGCCCGCCCGGCACCTCGACAGCGCGCGCCGCGAGGGCTGGATCGCCCTGCCGCCCCGGGACCTCGCGGAGATCGCCCCTGCCGAGTGGCGCAGCGCCGACCCGCGCTGA
- a CDS encoding LssY C-terminal domain-containing protein, with the protein MPETQAPAAVGERVPGHGPRTRIRRFSINAVLDNLFFVIAGAAAVWLAYLVLTQGFDSGWAQVWFYLVFWVLVAYIALPRLHRILTNIYVPNYFIGRTRTSDGLLGDPVNLGLLGAEEQLHTAMRAAGWTRADDLSLGSGLRIVRSTVLRRSYDEAPVSPLMLFGRNQDFAYQQEVKGNPSKRHHVRFWRCPDDWLLPGGHKVDWLAAGTYDRAVGFSLFTLQITHKIDENTDVERDHIVATIEQSVPAAEVDLLKDFATGYHSRNGGGDAIVTDGDLPVIDLRAVTPTAEAAAETHAPVPTPHVGPNASPVPDKTVRRPAQIVFGAAVVVLRAFSPLFVIAAVVFDWQGVRGLISIDTGDVVPSGVDARDVVLWGVVVISALFGLAQLLFGVLMFFGSNVARVLVMLFSTINIVIALIDHLGGAQITLGTNLIGVSLDILILIALSSGRARDYARRPRVKKAERRAL; encoded by the coding sequence ATGCCCGAGACGCAGGCCCCCGCCGCCGTGGGCGAGCGTGTTCCCGGGCACGGGCCGCGGACGCGCATCCGCCGCTTCTCGATCAACGCGGTGCTCGACAACCTCTTCTTCGTCATCGCCGGGGCCGCCGCCGTCTGGCTGGCCTACCTGGTGCTCACGCAGGGCTTCGACTCGGGCTGGGCGCAGGTGTGGTTCTACCTCGTGTTCTGGGTGCTCGTGGCCTACATCGCGCTGCCGCGGCTGCACCGCATCCTGACCAACATCTACGTGCCGAACTACTTCATCGGCCGCACCCGCACGAGCGACGGGCTGCTCGGCGACCCGGTGAACCTCGGCCTGCTCGGCGCCGAGGAGCAGCTGCACACCGCCATGCGCGCCGCCGGCTGGACCCGCGCCGACGACCTGAGCCTTGGCAGCGGTCTGCGCATCGTGCGATCCACCGTGCTGCGCCGGAGCTACGACGAGGCGCCGGTGAGCCCGCTGATGCTGTTCGGACGCAACCAGGACTTCGCCTACCAGCAGGAGGTGAAGGGCAACCCGTCCAAGCGCCATCACGTGCGGTTCTGGCGCTGCCCCGACGACTGGCTGCTGCCCGGCGGGCACAAGGTCGACTGGCTGGCGGCGGGCACCTACGACCGTGCGGTCGGCTTCTCGCTGTTCACGCTGCAGATCACGCACAAGATCGACGAGAACACCGACGTCGAGCGCGACCACATCGTCGCGACGATCGAGCAGTCGGTGCCCGCGGCCGAGGTCGACCTTCTGAAGGACTTCGCCACCGGCTACCACTCGCGGAACGGTGGCGGCGACGCCATCGTGACCGATGGCGACCTGCCCGTGATCGACCTGCGCGCGGTGACGCCGACGGCCGAGGCGGCCGCCGAGACGCACGCGCCGGTGCCGACGCCGCACGTCGGGCCGAACGCGTCGCCCGTTCCCGACAAGACGGTGCGGCGCCCGGCGCAGATCGTCTTCGGCGCCGCCGTCGTGGTGCTGCGCGCCTTCTCGCCGCTGTTCGTGATCGCCGCGGTGGTGTTCGACTGGCAGGGTGTGCGCGGCCTGATCAGCATCGACACCGGTGACGTGGTGCCCTCGGGGGTGGATGCGCGGGACGTCGTGCTCTGGGGCGTGGTGGTGATCTCGGCGCTGTTCGGGCTGGCGCAGCTGCTGTTCGGAGTGCTGATGTTCTTCGGCAGCAACGTGGCCCGCGTGCTCGTGATGCTGTTCAGCACGATCAACATCGTGATCGCGCTGATCGATCACCTGGGCGGTGCGCAGATCACGCTCGGCACGAACCTGATCGGGGTGTCGCTCGACATCCTGATCCTGATCGCGCTGTCGAGCGGGCGGGCGCGGGACTACGCGCGGCGGCCTCGGGTGAAGAAGGCGGAGCGCCGGGCGCTCTGA
- a CDS encoding class I SAM-dependent methyltransferase: protein MAKDPQYAQSFGTEAAAYDAGRPGYPDDAVEWLLSRAATDDDARPDVVDVGAGTGKFTASLVARSASVTAVEPDGLMRARLAANLPTVVAVEGTGEQLPLGEDSADVVTYAQSWHWVDVEAASREAARVLRPGGVLALVWNVRDEAVDWVRRLTEVIGASIADEYETVAPPVAEPLRRDAHAEFHWTNELDRAALHSLVSSRSSVIALDEPARAALLAALDELLDTHPDLAGRDRYPLPYLTRVTIARPI from the coding sequence ATGGCGAAGGATCCGCAGTACGCCCAGAGCTTCGGCACCGAAGCCGCCGCCTATGACGCCGGCCGGCCGGGCTACCCCGACGACGCGGTGGAGTGGCTGCTCTCCCGCGCCGCCACCGACGACGACGCCCGGCCCGACGTGGTCGACGTGGGAGCCGGTACGGGCAAGTTCACGGCGTCGCTGGTCGCGCGCAGCGCATCCGTCACCGCCGTCGAGCCCGACGGGCTGATGCGCGCGCGACTGGCGGCGAACCTGCCGACCGTCGTCGCGGTGGAGGGAACCGGCGAGCAGCTGCCGCTCGGTGAGGACTCGGCCGACGTGGTGACGTACGCGCAGTCGTGGCACTGGGTCGACGTCGAGGCGGCGTCGCGCGAGGCCGCGCGGGTGCTGCGGCCGGGCGGCGTGCTGGCGCTGGTCTGGAACGTGCGCGACGAGGCGGTCGACTGGGTGCGGCGGCTGACCGAGGTGATCGGTGCCTCGATCGCCGACGAGTACGAGACCGTCGCTCCCCCGGTGGCCGAACCGCTGCGCCGCGACGCGCACGCCGAGTTCCACTGGACGAACGAGCTCGATCGCGCCGCCCTGCACTCCCTCGTCTCCTCCCGCAGCAGCGTGATCGCGCTCGACGAGCCGGCCCGGGCCGCACTGCTCGCCGCCCTCGACGAGCTGCTCGACACCCACCCCGACCTCGCGGGGCGCGACCGCTACCCGCTCCCGTACCTCACGCGCGTCACGATCGCCCGCCCGATCTGA
- a CDS encoding cellulase family glycosylhydrolase — MVGWRAGAVAMLLVAAVVGTASVASASALPGNAASALPGDAAPTSSPRHSGTAGPGPIGSGEPMTPPPSAPQDDPATATPATAAPATTPATTPAPGPASAPPPVVGDLSATLPGPLHTDGGRIVTADGSTYVIKGISWFGMETTNCAPHGLWSISLDAGLAQIASLGFNTIRLPFSNECLAQPVTTSINAFENPTLVDLTPLELMDAIVQAAKSYGLNVILDRHRPDSAAQSDLWYTERFPEEAWIADWQMLAERYRSEPSVIGVDLHNEPHGAACWGCGDSSVDWRAAAERAGDAVLAVNPELLVIVEGVERQGSGGTTWWGGGLADAGSDLVSLAVPDRVVYSPHDYPASIYPQTWFSDPAYPANLPEVWDANWGYLAREGIAPVLVGEFGSKLQTTSDRQWFENIVSYLGSTGISFSYWSFNPNSGDTGGIVQDDWVTLQAEKVAALVPLLGPGSAVAPHAAAPSAGGSSSSAPTATPSPTAVPDAQPGTPGTATPSTAAPARPATPGSRIGGTARDGAPGPVTGAPGSSASTPTPTTPGSASADYLSAAWALQSTWDEGYVAELKITNTGGSTGWTASWADPGATAVVNAWGMRCELAAGVITCTGADWGTYIAPGQTITVGAQVQSTSTPTAPAVTLTAK, encoded by the coding sequence GTGGTGGGATGGCGGGCCGGCGCGGTCGCGATGCTGCTCGTCGCGGCCGTCGTGGGCACGGCATCGGTGGCCTCGGCCTCCGCTCTGCCCGGGAACGCGGCCTCTGCACTGCCCGGCGACGCCGCGCCCACCTCCTCACCGCGCCACAGCGGAACCGCGGGCCCCGGCCCCATCGGATCGGGGGAGCCCATGACGCCGCCACCCAGCGCACCGCAGGACGACCCGGCCACCGCGACCCCGGCCACCGCCGCCCCGGCGACCACCCCGGCGACCACCCCAGCACCCGGCCCGGCATCGGCCCCACCGCCGGTCGTCGGCGACCTCTCGGCCACCCTGCCCGGCCCGCTGCACACCGACGGCGGCCGCATCGTCACCGCCGACGGCAGCACCTACGTGATCAAGGGCATCTCGTGGTTCGGTATGGAGACCACCAACTGCGCCCCGCACGGCCTCTGGTCGATCAGCCTCGACGCCGGGCTGGCGCAGATCGCGTCGCTGGGGTTCAACACGATCCGGCTGCCGTTCTCGAACGAGTGCCTCGCGCAGCCCGTGACGACCTCGATCAACGCCTTCGAGAACCCCACCCTCGTCGATCTCACCCCGCTCGAGCTGATGGACGCCATCGTGCAGGCGGCGAAGTCCTACGGCCTGAACGTCATCCTCGACCGGCACCGGCCCGACTCGGCCGCGCAGTCCGACCTCTGGTACACCGAGCGCTTCCCCGAGGAGGCGTGGATCGCCGACTGGCAGATGCTCGCCGAGCGCTACCGCTCCGAGCCCTCGGTGATCGGGGTCGACCTGCACAACGAGCCGCACGGCGCCGCCTGCTGGGGCTGCGGCGACTCCTCGGTCGACTGGCGGGCCGCCGCCGAGCGCGCCGGAGACGCGGTGCTCGCCGTGAACCCCGAGCTGCTCGTCATCGTCGAGGGCGTCGAACGGCAGGGCTCGGGCGGCACCACCTGGTGGGGCGGCGGGCTGGCGGATGCGGGCAGCGACCTCGTCTCACTGGCCGTGCCCGACCGGGTCGTCTACTCGCCGCACGACTACCCCGCGTCGATCTACCCGCAGACGTGGTTCTCCGACCCGGCCTACCCGGCGAATCTGCCCGAGGTGTGGGACGCGAACTGGGGCTACCTCGCCCGCGAGGGCATCGCCCCCGTGCTCGTCGGCGAGTTCGGCTCGAAGCTGCAGACCACCAGCGACCGGCAATGGTTCGAGAACATCGTCTCCTACCTCGGATCGACCGGCATCAGCTTCTCGTACTGGTCCTTCAACCCCAACAGCGGCGACACCGGCGGCATCGTGCAGGACGACTGGGTCACACTCCAGGCCGAGAAGGTGGCGGCGCTCGTGCCGCTGCTCGGGCCGGGCTCGGCGGTCGCGCCGCACGCCGCGGCGCCCTCGGCCGGCGGGTCGTCGTCCTCTGCGCCCACGGCCACCCCGTCTCCCACTGCGGTTCCGGATGCTCAGCCCGGCACCCCCGGCACCGCCACTCCTTCGACCGCCGCTCCCGCCCGCCCCGCGACCCCCGGTTCCCGCATCGGCGGCACGGCCCGCGACGGCGCACCCGGACCGGTGACCGGCGCCCCCGGCTCCTCCGCCTCCACCCCGACCCCCACCACCCCGGGATCGGCGTCCGCCGACTACCTCTCGGCGGCCTGGGCGCTGCAGAGCACGTGGGACGAGGGCTACGTCGCCGAACTGAAGATCACCAACACGGGCGGCTCCACGGGCTGGACCGCGTCCTGGGCCGACCCCGGCGCGACCGCCGTGGTCAACGCGTGGGGCATGCGCTGCGAGCTCGCCGCCGGCGTGATCACCTGCACGGGCGCCGACTGGGGCACCTACATCGCGCCGGGCCAGACCATCACGGTCGGCGCCCAGGTGCAGTCGACGTCGACGCCGACGGCGCCCGCGGTCACCCTCACCGCGAAGTAG
- a CDS encoding geranylgeranyl reductase family protein, whose product MPENVESAHEWSADRIVWDVIVIGAGPAGASAARAAAEGGASVLLVDRATFPRYKTCGGGLLGESLRYVPEAARHTIESRVRASLVTDRFARPFVLRRPSPYLAMVRRAEFDQALVEAATEAGAVFVDGVAVREIQADDDPARPVLVRTATATAAARVVIGADGTGGRTARHVGVEIGGVDLGLEDEVAMPADARAWRDRVRLDWGGAAGSYAWVFPKRDSLTVGVIQRKGRPDETREYLAAWRRHLGLEHAETLHSSGHLTQWRVPGSPVRRGRVLVAGDAAGLLEPWTREGISFALRSGTWAGEAAAAAVGPWRGESARGAAAVGSSDERMPALDAYAERVRLALEPEQVLGAELLRFFETRRGLVHSLLRTRWGARWFARFCRGETSLARVARHPIARAVARRLA is encoded by the coding sequence ATGCCCGAGAACGTCGAGTCTGCGCACGAGTGGTCGGCCGACCGCATCGTCTGGGACGTGATCGTGATCGGCGCGGGGCCGGCCGGGGCGAGTGCGGCGCGGGCCGCGGCGGAGGGCGGAGCATCCGTTCTGCTCGTCGACCGCGCGACGTTCCCGCGGTACAAGACGTGCGGCGGGGGGCTGCTCGGCGAGTCGCTGCGGTACGTGCCCGAGGCGGCCCGGCACACGATCGAGTCGCGGGTGCGCGCGTCGCTCGTGACCGACCGCTTCGCGCGGCCGTTCGTGCTGCGGCGGCCGTCGCCGTACCTCGCGATGGTGCGGCGGGCGGAGTTCGATCAGGCGCTGGTCGAGGCGGCGACGGAGGCGGGGGCCGTGTTCGTCGACGGGGTGGCGGTGCGCGAGATCCAGGCGGATGACGACCCCGCCCGACCGGTGCTCGTGCGCACGGCCACCGCGACAGCGGCCGCCCGGGTCGTCATCGGCGCCGACGGCACGGGCGGGCGCACCGCCCGGCACGTGGGCGTCGAGATCGGCGGCGTCGACCTCGGGCTGGAGGACGAGGTCGCGATGCCCGCCGACGCCCGCGCCTGGCGCGATCGCGTGCGGCTCGACTGGGGCGGCGCGGCCGGCAGCTACGCCTGGGTCTTCCCGAAGCGGGATTCGCTGACGGTGGGGGTCATCCAGCGGAAGGGCCGACCCGACGAGACCCGCGAGTACCTCGCCGCCTGGCGCCGCCATCTCGGGCTCGAGCACGCCGAGACGCTGCACTCCTCGGGACACCTCACGCAGTGGCGGGTGCCGGGCTCCCCCGTGCGCCGGGGCCGCGTGCTCGTGGCGGGCGACGCCGCCGGCCTCCTCGAACCGTGGACCCGCGAGGGCATCTCGTTCGCCCTCCGCTCCGGCACCTGGGCGGGCGAGGCCGCCGCTGCGGCGGTCGGCCCGTGGCGTGGGGAAAGCGCCAGAGGTGCGGCAGCCGTGGGCTCGTCAGACGAGCGGATGCCCGCCCTCGACGCCTACGCGGAGCGCGTCCGTCTGGCGCTCGAACCCGAACAGGTGCTGGGTGCCGAACTGCTGCGCTTCTTCGAGACGCGTCGCGGCCTCGTGCACTCCCTGCTGCGGACACGCTGGGGCGCGCGCTGGTTCGCGCGCTTCTGCCGCGGCGAGACCTCGCTCGCCCGCGTGGCGCGGCACCCGATCGCGCGCGCGGTAGCCCGCCGCCTCGCCTGA
- a CDS encoding oxygenase MpaB family protein, giving the protein MVRLADIAPEGILLAGAGRAILLQIAMPGVGYGVARHSDFASRPMSRLNATLSYIYALSNGSADDVRRMRKAVNRAHAPVANPPRGPAAGPPEATADPHYDARDPELQLWVAATLYDTAIAVYERVYGPLTPDEAERVYREYAVLGTALQMPAELWPADRAAFHAYWEGMLPQLSADPPIRAVARELLRAERAALPIRVAMPLARFATIGLLPPSVRTLFGFRWTPVQQHRLDRLFRVVGPVYRRLPRALRHLPQRRYLATLARRYP; this is encoded by the coding sequence ATGGTCAGGCTCGCGGACATCGCGCCCGAGGGCATCCTGCTCGCCGGCGCCGGCCGGGCGATCCTGCTGCAGATCGCGATGCCGGGGGTCGGGTACGGCGTGGCGCGGCACAGCGACTTCGCATCGCGGCCGATGAGCCGCCTGAACGCCACGCTCAGCTACATCTACGCGCTCTCGAACGGCTCGGCCGACGACGTCCGCCGCATGCGCAAGGCCGTCAACCGTGCGCACGCGCCGGTGGCGAACCCGCCCCGCGGTCCCGCGGCCGGCCCGCCCGAAGCGACCGCCGATCCCCACTACGACGCGCGGGACCCGGAGCTGCAGCTGTGGGTGGCGGCCACGCTGTACGACACCGCGATCGCCGTGTACGAGCGGGTCTACGGGCCGCTCACGCCGGATGAGGCCGAGCGCGTGTACCGCGAGTACGCCGTGCTCGGCACCGCGCTGCAGATGCCGGCCGAGCTGTGGCCGGCCGACCGGGCAGCCTTCCACGCCTACTGGGAGGGGATGCTCCCGCAGTTGTCCGCCGACCCGCCCATCCGTGCCGTGGCTCGCGAGCTGCTGAGGGCCGAGAGGGCGGCGCTGCCGATCCGGGTTGCGATGCCGCTGGCCCGCTTCGCGACGATCGGCCTGCTGCCGCCGAGCGTGCGCACCCTCTTCGGCTTCCGCTGGACGCCTGTGCAGCAGCACCGCCTCGACCGCCTCTTCCGGGTCGTCGGTCCCGTCTACCGGCGCCTCCCGCGCGCCCTCCGCCACCTCCCGCAGCGCCGTTACCTCGCCACCCTGGCCCGCCGCTACCCCTGA
- a CDS encoding ABC transporter ATP-binding protein has product MLEFRGVRFVRQGRVLLDDVSFEVRSGEHWALIGPNGAGKSTILSLAGAVQHPSSGEVHVLGQRIGRVELQALRRSIGHVNPRHPLGSGLSIREVVLTGLTGSVELVPRWAPGADDRERADAFVELLGLADRAAEPWTTLSQGERGRTLIARALMTDPQLLLLDEPSTGLDVAAREQLLETLDRVRETHPGLASVLVTHHLEELPSTTSHAMLLAHGRVTAIGPAATVLTTANVTAAFAHPIAIEHRHGRWHAHSAAHRA; this is encoded by the coding sequence GTGCTCGAGTTCCGCGGGGTGCGGTTCGTGCGGCAGGGGCGGGTGCTGCTCGACGACGTGTCATTCGAGGTGCGGTCCGGCGAGCACTGGGCGCTGATCGGGCCGAACGGGGCCGGGAAGAGCACGATCCTGAGCCTCGCGGGGGCGGTGCAGCATCCGTCGAGCGGAGAGGTGCACGTGCTCGGGCAGCGCATCGGGCGCGTCGAGCTGCAGGCGCTGCGGCGGTCGATCGGGCACGTGAATCCGCGGCATCCGCTCGGGTCGGGGCTGAGCATCCGCGAGGTGGTGCTCACCGGGCTCACCGGGTCGGTCGAGCTCGTGCCGCGGTGGGCCCCGGGTGCGGATGATCGCGAGCGCGCCGACGCCTTCGTCGAGTTGCTCGGCCTCGCCGACCGCGCCGCCGAACCGTGGACGACGCTCTCGCAAGGCGAGCGCGGCCGCACCCTGATCGCGCGGGCGCTGATGACGGATCCGCAGCTGCTCCTGCTCGACGAGCCGTCGACCGGCCTCGACGTCGCCGCCCGCGAGCAGCTGCTCGAGACCCTCGACCGCGTGCGCGAGACGCACCCGGGCCTCGCCTCGGTGCTCGTCACGCATCACCTCGAGGAGCTCCCGAGCACGACGTCCCACGCGATGCTCCTCGCTCACGGCCGCGTCACGGCGATCGGCCCGGCCGCCACCGTCCTCACGACGGCGAACGTCACGGCCGCCTTCGCCCACCCCATCGCCATCGAGCACCGCCACGGCCGCTGGCACGCTCACTCGGCCGCCCACCGCGCCTGA
- a CDS encoding protealysin inhibitor emfourin: protein MTDQTPPEPDTEPARAPQPVGDDGDAGAGAPESAAGGRELRITVARSGGVAGMSPKWSIEASEENDVDSWLSLVESCPWDAPDPADGSGASGADGDGDGASGADRFVYTIRVLVDAPDEPEVEHGARVPEQHLDGPWRDLVDRVKDASRR, encoded by the coding sequence ATGACCGACCAGACCCCGCCTGAACCCGACACCGAACCCGCGCGAGCACCGCAGCCCGTGGGCGACGACGGCGATGCCGGTGCCGGTGCGCCCGAGTCCGCTGCCGGTGGTCGGGAACTGCGGATCACGGTCGCGCGGTCGGGCGGCGTCGCCGGCATGTCTCCGAAGTGGAGCATCGAGGCGTCCGAGGAGAACGACGTCGACTCGTGGCTGTCGCTCGTGGAGTCGTGCCCGTGGGACGCACCCGATCCGGCCGACGGGAGCGGAGCATCCGGGGCGGACGGGGACGGGGACGGGGCATCCGGTGCCGACCGCTTCGTCTACACGATCCGCGTGCTCGTCGACGCGCCCGACGAGCCGGAGGTCGAGCATGGCGCTCGCGTGCCCGAGCAGCACCTCGACGGACCGTGGCGCGACCTCGTCGACCGGGTGAAGGACGCCTCCCGCCGCTGA
- a CDS encoding M4 family metallopeptidase, which yields MAHSIVPPYLLARIAETEADGMQRAAQAARRSLLADPPLREERRREAFVPPVPGQPVAADDAAPERTISDAGGTETLPGRVVRREGDAVSGDPAVNEAYEGLGATHSLLAEAFGRDSIDGRGLPLDATVHYGVDYDNAFWDGQRMVFGDGDGEVFGRFTASLSVIGHELAHGVTQYTAALEYQGQSGALNESFSDVIGALVEQHRLGQTAAEASWLIGEGLFTDAVEGRALRSMLSPGTAYDDDVLGKDPQPASMDDYVDTADDNGGVHLNSGIPNRAFALAAIELGGFAWERAGQVWYDAITGSLAPTADFAAFAEATVAAARSRFGDDSTEAAAIVSAWATVGVRSDDRPDPA from the coding sequence ATGGCGCACTCGATCGTTCCCCCGTACCTGCTGGCCCGTATCGCCGAGACCGAGGCCGACGGCATGCAGCGGGCCGCGCAGGCGGCTCGTCGCTCGCTGTTGGCCGATCCGCCGCTGCGCGAGGAGCGGCGCCGGGAGGCGTTCGTGCCGCCCGTCCCTGGGCAGCCGGTGGCGGCCGACGACGCCGCTCCCGAGCGCACGATCTCCGACGCCGGGGGCACCGAGACGCTGCCCGGCCGGGTGGTGCGGCGCGAGGGCGATGCGGTGTCGGGCGACCCGGCGGTGAACGAGGCCTACGAGGGGCTCGGTGCGACGCACTCGCTACTGGCCGAAGCCTTCGGGCGCGACTCGATCGACGGGCGCGGGCTGCCGCTCGACGCCACCGTGCACTACGGCGTCGACTACGACAACGCCTTCTGGGACGGGCAGCGCATGGTCTTCGGCGACGGCGACGGCGAGGTCTTCGGCCGATTCACGGCATCGCTGTCGGTGATCGGGCACGAGCTGGCGCACGGGGTCACGCAGTACACGGCGGCACTGGAGTACCAGGGGCAGTCGGGCGCGCTGAACGAGTCGTTCAGCGACGTGATCGGCGCCCTCGTCGAGCAGCACCGGCTGGGTCAGACCGCCGCCGAGGCGAGCTGGCTGATCGGCGAAGGACTGTTCACCGACGCCGTCGAGGGCCGGGCGCTGCGCTCGATGCTCTCGCCCGGCACGGCGTACGACGACGACGTTCTCGGCAAGGATCCGCAGCCGGCGTCGATGGACGACTACGTCGACACCGCCGACGACAACGGCGGGGTGCACCTGAACTCGGGCATCCCCAACCGGGCGTTCGCGCTGGCGGCGATCGAGCTGGGCGGCTTCGCCTGGGAGCGGGCGGGGCAGGTCTGGTACGACGCCATCACCGGGTCGCTCGCGCCGACCGCCGACTTCGCGGCCTTCGCCGAGGCCACCGTGGCGGCGGCCCGCTCGCGCTTCGGCGACGACTCCACCGAGGCTGCCGCGATCGTGTCGGCATGGGCTACCGTGGGCGTGAGGAGCGATGACCGACCAGACCCCGCCTGA